From Seriola aureovittata isolate HTS-2021-v1 ecotype China chromosome 20, ASM2101889v1, whole genome shotgun sequence, a single genomic window includes:
- the LOC130161013 gene encoding uncharacterized protein LOC130161013 isoform X2, whose protein sequence is MSCSCCCCVSPGGKLLEGVRRKELLAREEEEEEEEEEGAGEEEESRRNMDVSLLREQYRSSRETQRRQTQLLLFRTVSEELSGAVSVVPVTQGLASPPPAVTFDPDPLTYDPWRVHLDLHRRSCPGVTVRLPASSPETTNSSVTGSSRCSSSSSSGSDPDSGSSDRSRGVSGSGADPVHFSVTRPLDASEQNPSDGSREDPPDDSQESSAPGSLTSSDESSTPVASVTCSPSSSNTDLHQDLKENRSADVKTNNDFLQTSNTPAGRGSRKFSAPAALRFTRQLSVGGVGSSSGVHQNQNYYPFPSRKAPRISEAARRLGMYSSF, encoded by the exons ATGTCCTgctcctgttgctgctgtgtgagtCCCGGCGGGAAGCTGCTGGAGG GGGtcaggaggaaggagctgctggcccgggaggaggaggaggaggaggaggaggaggagggagcaggagaggaagaggagagcaggaggaacaTGGATGTCTCTCTGCTCAGAGAACAGtacaggagcagcagagagacacagaggagacaaacCCAGCTGCTTCTGTTCAGGACAG TCTCAGAGGAGCTGTCCGGGGCCGTCAGCGTCGTCCCTGTCACTCAGGGATTGGCATCACCTCCGCCTGCCGTAACCTTCGACCCCGACCCATTGACCTACGACCCTTGGCGCGTCCATCTGGACCTCCACCGGCGCTCCTGCCCCGGTGTCACCGTCCGGCTGCCGGCCTCCTCCccagaaacaacaaacagcagcgtCACTGGTTCCTCCAG GTgttcatcatcttcttcctccGGCTCCGATCCAGACTCTGGATCCTCTGACAGATCCAGAGGAGTCAGTGGTTCCGGGGCGGATCCAGTCCACTTTTCTGTCACCAGACCCCTCGATGCTTCGGAGCAGAATCCCAGTGACGGATCCAGAGAAGATCCTCCTGATGATTCTCAGGAGAGTTCGGCCCCCGGTTCTCTGACCAGCTCTGATGAAAGCTCCACCCCCGTCGCCTCCGTCACCTGCTCCCCCAGCAGCTCCAACACCGACCTACACCAAGACCTGAAGGAGAACCGGTCTGCAGATGTAAAAACCAATAACGACTTCCTGCAGACCAGCAACACCCCAGCGGGGAGGGGCTCCAGGAAGTTCTCGGCCCCTGCTGCCCTCAGGTTTACCAGACAGCTGAGTGTAGGGGGGGTGGGCTCGTCCTCGGGGGTTCACCAGAACCAGAACTACTACCCGTTCCCCAGCAGGAAGGCGCCGAGGATCTCTGAGGCGGCCAGGAGGCTGGGGATGTACTCGTCCTTCTGA
- the LOC130161013 gene encoding uncharacterized protein LOC130161013 isoform X1 translates to MRKDTCHLEQDQHLLYMSELLVCSPAGVRRKELLAREEEEEEEEEEGAGEEEESRRNMDVSLLREQYRSSRETQRRQTQLLLFRTVSEELSGAVSVVPVTQGLASPPPAVTFDPDPLTYDPWRVHLDLHRRSCPGVTVRLPASSPETTNSSVTGSSRCSSSSSSGSDPDSGSSDRSRGVSGSGADPVHFSVTRPLDASEQNPSDGSREDPPDDSQESSAPGSLTSSDESSTPVASVTCSPSSSNTDLHQDLKENRSADVKTNNDFLQTSNTPAGRGSRKFSAPAALRFTRQLSVGGVGSSSGVHQNQNYYPFPSRKAPRISEAARRLGMYSSF, encoded by the exons ATGAGGAAAGACACCTGTCACCTGGAGCAGGACCAACACTTACTGTACATGTCAGAGCTGTTGGTCTGCTCTCCCGCAGGGGtcaggaggaaggagctgctggcccgggaggaggaggaggaggaggaggaggaggagggagcaggagaggaagaggagagcaggaggaacaTGGATGTCTCTCTGCTCAGAGAACAGtacaggagcagcagagagacacagaggagacaaacCCAGCTGCTTCTGTTCAGGACAG TCTCAGAGGAGCTGTCCGGGGCCGTCAGCGTCGTCCCTGTCACTCAGGGATTGGCATCACCTCCGCCTGCCGTAACCTTCGACCCCGACCCATTGACCTACGACCCTTGGCGCGTCCATCTGGACCTCCACCGGCGCTCCTGCCCCGGTGTCACCGTCCGGCTGCCGGCCTCCTCCccagaaacaacaaacagcagcgtCACTGGTTCCTCCAG GTgttcatcatcttcttcctccGGCTCCGATCCAGACTCTGGATCCTCTGACAGATCCAGAGGAGTCAGTGGTTCCGGGGCGGATCCAGTCCACTTTTCTGTCACCAGACCCCTCGATGCTTCGGAGCAGAATCCCAGTGACGGATCCAGAGAAGATCCTCCTGATGATTCTCAGGAGAGTTCGGCCCCCGGTTCTCTGACCAGCTCTGATGAAAGCTCCACCCCCGTCGCCTCCGTCACCTGCTCCCCCAGCAGCTCCAACACCGACCTACACCAAGACCTGAAGGAGAACCGGTCTGCAGATGTAAAAACCAATAACGACTTCCTGCAGACCAGCAACACCCCAGCGGGGAGGGGCTCCAGGAAGTTCTCGGCCCCTGCTGCCCTCAGGTTTACCAGACAGCTGAGTGTAGGGGGGGTGGGCTCGTCCTCGGGGGTTCACCAGAACCAGAACTACTACCCGTTCCCCAGCAGGAAGGCGCCGAGGATCTCTGAGGCGGCCAGGAGGCTGGGGATGTACTCGTCCTTCTGA
- the nub1 gene encoding NEDD8 ultimate buster 1 isoform X1 has translation MAEQNTEAKLKNLLKQKKIQLWNPPYTDDDNQPGQQHMEELAQHCAPLLGLSVAEVGGALESVRVQAVNRGKGNKTYRETNVATLELLLPRDSRKDPKSKKTYLETRLDVLVQEVVDRIGDDHGLKYIKLILNGKTLCVDQRLDEQGVKNHSKMMVLKVSDAELKRQMSEEEQKKKEQNESLQRTQKGFQILSERDGSEDPDTTPFLEIADQKGNPLKIPHKERKALILAMGFHEKGRSLMKRKQYDNALCHLLQADQQFSKCDSALLTSVDNYAVLQLDIVWCYRALEALSCLDDGKSRLRRAEDCFLQCYGEQRERLRMIKGNTGREEVLFLRLYLLQSLLSYLEGNDGQAQQQLSKVESLFSRLCLDSEKMAQLMALGFSEREARLGLRACQGDLEAAANHISSRRQEQEELKQRERQKRRRRMEDISSLTEMGFSRRDAARALHRADGDVDKACEVRGGFITSLSEKRSQLKIQFKTDTPSSGDQAVQILQDSSRPAQLNNNNTEGAVSPEKVEQLLYLGFEREASEAALRLTGGDIQTATLLLLDNQGVLSPPSTSTSTPSSSTPSSTSPSSEEPTASSASTEDEELVSEVLDDISHHEEDYLDLTLEEESELIDTMKTYLSRGPTHSV, from the exons ATGGCGGAGCAGAACACGGAGGCGAAGCTGAAGAACCTGCTGAAGCAGAAGAAGATCCAGCTGTGGAACCCGCCGTACACCGACGACGACAACCAGCCGGGGCAGCAGCACATGGAG GAGCTGGCGCAGCACTGCGCCCCCCTGCTGGGTCTGTCGGTGGCGGAGGTGGGCGGCGCTCTGGAGTCCGTCAGAGTCCAGGCGGTGAACAGAGGGAAAGGAAACAAGACGTACAGAGAGACCAACGTGGCAacgctggagctgctgctgcccagAGACAGCAGGAAG gaTCCAAAGTCGAAGAAGACCTACCTGGAGACGAGGCTGGACGTGTTGGTTCAGGAGGTGGtggacag gattGGAGACGACCACGGCCTCAAATACATCAAACTGATCCTGAACGGGAAAACGCTGTGTGTAG ACCAGCGTCTGGATGAGCAGGGCGTGAAGAACCACAGTAAGATGATGGTGCTGAAGGTGAGCGACGCCGAGCTGAAGCGACAGATGagtgaggaggagcagaagaagaaggagcagaaCGAGAGTCTGCAGAGGACCCAGAAAGGCTTCCAGATCCTGtcagagagag aCGGCAGCGAGGACCCAGACACCACGCCTTTCCTGGAGATCGCCGACCAGAAGGGAAACCCCCTGAAGATCCCGCACAAGGAGAGGAAG gctctGATCCTGGCCATGGGTTTCCATGAGAAAGGTCGCTCTCTGATGAAGAGGAAGCAGTACGACAACGCTCTGTGTCACCTGCTCCAGGCCGACCAGCAGTTCAG TAAGTGCGACTCGGCTCTGCTCACCTCGGTGGATAACTACGCCGTCCTGCAGCTGGACATCGTGTGGTGTTACCGAGCGCTGGAGGCTCTGTCCTGTCTGGACGACGGCAAGAGCCGCCTGCGGAGAGCCGAGGACTGTTTCCTGCAGTGTTACGGAGAACAGCGCGAGAGGCTGCGCATGATCAAG ggtaacacaggcagagaggaggtgTTGTTTCTGCGGCTGTATCTCCTCCAGAGTCTCCTCTCCTACCTGGAGGGAAACGACGGTcaggctcagcagcagctgtccaag gtggagTCTCTGTTCAGCCGTCTGTGTCTGGACTCAGAGAAAATGGCCCAGCTGATGGCTCTGGGTTTCTCTGAGAGAGAAGCTCGGCTGGGACTCAGAGCCTGTCAGGGAGACCTGGAGGCCGCCGCCAACCACATCAGCAGCCGCAGACAG GAGCAAGAGGAGCTGAAGCAGAGGGAGcggcagaagaggaggaggaggatggaggacaTCTCCTCCCTCACAGAGATGGGATTCTCCAGGAGAGACGCAGCCAGAGCTCTGCACCGCGCCGACGGAGACGTGGACAAAGCCTGCGAGGTGAGAGGCGGTTTCATCACTTCATTATCAGAGAAACGATCTCAGCTGAAGATCCAGTTTAAAACTGACACACCCTCCTCAGGTGATCAAGCCGTGCAG ATCCTCCAGGACTCCAGTCGACCCGCTcagctgaacaacaacaacacagagggGGCCGTGAGTCCAGAGAAGGTGGAGCAG TTGTTGTATTTGGGTTTTGAGAGGGAGGCGTCTGAAGCCGCTCTCAGACTGACGGGTGGAGACATCCAAACTgcgactctgctgctgctggacaacCAGGGCGTCCTCTCCCCGCCCTCCACCTCCAcgtccaccccctcctcctccaccccctcctccacctccccctcctccgaGGAGCCCACAGCCTCCTCCGCCTCCACAG AGGACGAGGAGCTGGTGAGCGAGGTGCTGGACGACATCTCCCACCACGAGGAGGATTATCTCGACCTGacgctggaggaggagagcgagcTCATCGACACCATGAAGACCTACCTGAGCCGTGGCCCCACACACTCcgtgtga
- the nub1 gene encoding NEDD8 ultimate buster 1 isoform X2, which yields MAEQNTEAKLKNLLKQKKIQLWNPPYTDDDNQPGQQHMEELAQHCAPLLGLSVAEVGGALESVRVQAVNRGKGNKTYRETNVATLELLLPRDSRKDPKSKKTYLETRLDVLVQEVVDRIGDDHGLKYIKLILNGKTLCVDQRLDEQGVKNHSKMMVLKVSDAELKRQMSEEEQKKKEQNESLQRTQKGFQILSERDGSEDPDTTPFLEIADQKGNPLKIPHKERKALILAMGFHEKGRSLMKRKQYDNALCHLLQADQQFSKCDSALLTSVDNYAVLQLDIVWCYRALEALSCLDDGKSRLRRAEDCFLQCYGEQRERLRMIKGNTGREEVLFLRLYLLQSLLSYLEGNDGQAQQQLSKVESLFSRLCLDSEKMAQLMALGFSEREARLGLRACQGDLEAAANHISSRRQEQEELKQRERQKRRRRMEDISSLTEMGFSRRDAARALHRADGDVDKACEILQDSSRPAQLNNNNTEGAVSPEKVEQLLYLGFEREASEAALRLTGGDIQTATLLLLDNQGVLSPPSTSTSTPSSSTPSSTSPSSEEPTASSASTEDEELVSEVLDDISHHEEDYLDLTLEEESELIDTMKTYLSRGPTHSV from the exons ATGGCGGAGCAGAACACGGAGGCGAAGCTGAAGAACCTGCTGAAGCAGAAGAAGATCCAGCTGTGGAACCCGCCGTACACCGACGACGACAACCAGCCGGGGCAGCAGCACATGGAG GAGCTGGCGCAGCACTGCGCCCCCCTGCTGGGTCTGTCGGTGGCGGAGGTGGGCGGCGCTCTGGAGTCCGTCAGAGTCCAGGCGGTGAACAGAGGGAAAGGAAACAAGACGTACAGAGAGACCAACGTGGCAacgctggagctgctgctgcccagAGACAGCAGGAAG gaTCCAAAGTCGAAGAAGACCTACCTGGAGACGAGGCTGGACGTGTTGGTTCAGGAGGTGGtggacag gattGGAGACGACCACGGCCTCAAATACATCAAACTGATCCTGAACGGGAAAACGCTGTGTGTAG ACCAGCGTCTGGATGAGCAGGGCGTGAAGAACCACAGTAAGATGATGGTGCTGAAGGTGAGCGACGCCGAGCTGAAGCGACAGATGagtgaggaggagcagaagaagaaggagcagaaCGAGAGTCTGCAGAGGACCCAGAAAGGCTTCCAGATCCTGtcagagagag aCGGCAGCGAGGACCCAGACACCACGCCTTTCCTGGAGATCGCCGACCAGAAGGGAAACCCCCTGAAGATCCCGCACAAGGAGAGGAAG gctctGATCCTGGCCATGGGTTTCCATGAGAAAGGTCGCTCTCTGATGAAGAGGAAGCAGTACGACAACGCTCTGTGTCACCTGCTCCAGGCCGACCAGCAGTTCAG TAAGTGCGACTCGGCTCTGCTCACCTCGGTGGATAACTACGCCGTCCTGCAGCTGGACATCGTGTGGTGTTACCGAGCGCTGGAGGCTCTGTCCTGTCTGGACGACGGCAAGAGCCGCCTGCGGAGAGCCGAGGACTGTTTCCTGCAGTGTTACGGAGAACAGCGCGAGAGGCTGCGCATGATCAAG ggtaacacaggcagagaggaggtgTTGTTTCTGCGGCTGTATCTCCTCCAGAGTCTCCTCTCCTACCTGGAGGGAAACGACGGTcaggctcagcagcagctgtccaag gtggagTCTCTGTTCAGCCGTCTGTGTCTGGACTCAGAGAAAATGGCCCAGCTGATGGCTCTGGGTTTCTCTGAGAGAGAAGCTCGGCTGGGACTCAGAGCCTGTCAGGGAGACCTGGAGGCCGCCGCCAACCACATCAGCAGCCGCAGACAG GAGCAAGAGGAGCTGAAGCAGAGGGAGcggcagaagaggaggaggaggatggaggacaTCTCCTCCCTCACAGAGATGGGATTCTCCAGGAGAGACGCAGCCAGAGCTCTGCACCGCGCCGACGGAGACGTGGACAAAGCCTGCGAG ATCCTCCAGGACTCCAGTCGACCCGCTcagctgaacaacaacaacacagagggGGCCGTGAGTCCAGAGAAGGTGGAGCAG TTGTTGTATTTGGGTTTTGAGAGGGAGGCGTCTGAAGCCGCTCTCAGACTGACGGGTGGAGACATCCAAACTgcgactctgctgctgctggacaacCAGGGCGTCCTCTCCCCGCCCTCCACCTCCAcgtccaccccctcctcctccaccccctcctccacctccccctcctccgaGGAGCCCACAGCCTCCTCCGCCTCCACAG AGGACGAGGAGCTGGTGAGCGAGGTGCTGGACGACATCTCCCACCACGAGGAGGATTATCTCGACCTGacgctggaggaggagagcgagcTCATCGACACCATGAAGACCTACCTGAGCCGTGGCCCCACACACTCcgtgtga
- the nub1 gene encoding NEDD8 ultimate buster 1 isoform X3 translates to MAEQNTEAKLKNLLKQKKIQLWNPPYTDDDNQPGQQHMEELAQHCAPLLGLSVAEVGGALESVRVQAVNRGKGNKTYRETNVATLELLLPRDSRKDPKSKKTYLETRLDVLVQEVVDRIGDDHGLKYIKLILNGKTLCVDQRLDEQGVKNHSKMMVLKVSDAELKRQMSEEEQKKKEQNESLQRTQKGFQILSERDGSEDPDTTPFLEIADQKGNPLKIPHKERKALILAMGFHEKGRSLMKRKQYDNALCHLLQADQQFSKCDSALLTSVDNYAVLQLDIVWCYRALEALSCLDDGKSRLRRAEDCFLQCYGEQRERLRMIKGNTGREEVLFLRLYLLQSLLSYLEGNDGQAQQQLSKVESLFSRLCLDSEKMAQLMALGFSEREARLGLRACQGDLEAAANHISSRRQEQEELKQRERQKRRRRMEDISSLTEMGFSRRDAARALHRADGDVDKACEVRGGFITSLSEKRSQLKIQFKTDTPSSDPPGLQSTRSAEQQQHRGGRESREGGAVVVFGF, encoded by the exons ATGGCGGAGCAGAACACGGAGGCGAAGCTGAAGAACCTGCTGAAGCAGAAGAAGATCCAGCTGTGGAACCCGCCGTACACCGACGACGACAACCAGCCGGGGCAGCAGCACATGGAG GAGCTGGCGCAGCACTGCGCCCCCCTGCTGGGTCTGTCGGTGGCGGAGGTGGGCGGCGCTCTGGAGTCCGTCAGAGTCCAGGCGGTGAACAGAGGGAAAGGAAACAAGACGTACAGAGAGACCAACGTGGCAacgctggagctgctgctgcccagAGACAGCAGGAAG gaTCCAAAGTCGAAGAAGACCTACCTGGAGACGAGGCTGGACGTGTTGGTTCAGGAGGTGGtggacag gattGGAGACGACCACGGCCTCAAATACATCAAACTGATCCTGAACGGGAAAACGCTGTGTGTAG ACCAGCGTCTGGATGAGCAGGGCGTGAAGAACCACAGTAAGATGATGGTGCTGAAGGTGAGCGACGCCGAGCTGAAGCGACAGATGagtgaggaggagcagaagaagaaggagcagaaCGAGAGTCTGCAGAGGACCCAGAAAGGCTTCCAGATCCTGtcagagagag aCGGCAGCGAGGACCCAGACACCACGCCTTTCCTGGAGATCGCCGACCAGAAGGGAAACCCCCTGAAGATCCCGCACAAGGAGAGGAAG gctctGATCCTGGCCATGGGTTTCCATGAGAAAGGTCGCTCTCTGATGAAGAGGAAGCAGTACGACAACGCTCTGTGTCACCTGCTCCAGGCCGACCAGCAGTTCAG TAAGTGCGACTCGGCTCTGCTCACCTCGGTGGATAACTACGCCGTCCTGCAGCTGGACATCGTGTGGTGTTACCGAGCGCTGGAGGCTCTGTCCTGTCTGGACGACGGCAAGAGCCGCCTGCGGAGAGCCGAGGACTGTTTCCTGCAGTGTTACGGAGAACAGCGCGAGAGGCTGCGCATGATCAAG ggtaacacaggcagagaggaggtgTTGTTTCTGCGGCTGTATCTCCTCCAGAGTCTCCTCTCCTACCTGGAGGGAAACGACGGTcaggctcagcagcagctgtccaag gtggagTCTCTGTTCAGCCGTCTGTGTCTGGACTCAGAGAAAATGGCCCAGCTGATGGCTCTGGGTTTCTCTGAGAGAGAAGCTCGGCTGGGACTCAGAGCCTGTCAGGGAGACCTGGAGGCCGCCGCCAACCACATCAGCAGCCGCAGACAG GAGCAAGAGGAGCTGAAGCAGAGGGAGcggcagaagaggaggaggaggatggaggacaTCTCCTCCCTCACAGAGATGGGATTCTCCAGGAGAGACGCAGCCAGAGCTCTGCACCGCGCCGACGGAGACGTGGACAAAGCCTGCGAGGTGAGAGGCGGTTTCATCACTTCATTATCAGAGAAACGATCTCAGCTGAAGATCCAGTTTAAAACTGACACACCCTCCTCAG ATCCTCCAGGACTCCAGTCGACCCGCTcagctgaacaacaacaacacagagggGGCCGTGAGTCCAGAGAAGGTGGAGCAG TTGTTGTATTTGGGTTTTGA
- the xylb gene encoding xylulose kinase, with translation MFFHIWSSSSSVRECVCLFKCLTPAPPVCVCVCVCRRWSVCFLLMAACQDSPLYLGFDFSTQQLKVVAIDGELDVVHRDNVHFDSELPEFRTQGGVHLHADRLTVTSPVLMWVKALDLLLDKMKRAGFDFSRVRALSGSGQQHGSVYWRRGASKTLNQLDPDQTLFQQLQDSFSVLDSPVWMDSSSRQQCEELQAAAGGALRLAEVTGSRAYERFTGNQIAKLRQSRADQYQDTERISLVSSFAASLFLGDYAAIDYSDGSGMNLLDIRTRTWSEICLEATAPRLDRLLGAPLPSTSVLGPVSSVFVAAHGFSESCRVVTFTGDNPASLAGMRLQQGDITVSLGTSDTVFLWIQEPRPALEGHIFCNPVDWQVYMALLCFKNGSLTRERVRDECAGGSWEVFSAALRDTPLGNKGNIGFYFDTMEITPPAVGVHRFDPDDTEVSSFSPQVEVRAVVEGQFLSRRVHAERLGYSIVPGTRVMATGGASSNRQILQVLSDVFNAPVYTIDLSDSACLGSAYRALHGLVAESGVSFFDVVKKAPEPQLVATPHPTAQEVYDQMLKRYARLEDRVLQESRT, from the exons atgttttttcacatatgGTCCTCATCGTCTTCCgtaagagagtgtgtgtgtctctttaaatgtttaacCCCCGCCCCcccggtgtgtgtttgtgtgtgtgtgtgccggaGGTGGTCGGTGTGTTTCCTCCTCATGGCGGCCTGTCAGGACTCTCCTCTCTACCTGGGCTTCGACTTCAGCACTCAGCAG CTGAAGGTGGTGGCGATCGACGGGGAACTGGACGTGGTTCACCGGGACAATGTGCACTTTGACTCCGAGCTACCTGAGTTCAG GACTCAGGGAGGAGTTCACCTCCACGCCGACAGGCTGACCGTCACCTCACCTGTGCTGATGTGGGTcaag GCTCTGGACCTGCTATTGGACAAGATGAAGAGGGCGGGGTTTGACTTCTCCCGAGTCAGAGCGCTGTCAGGCAGCGGCCAG caacatGGCAGCGTGTACTGGAGACGAGGAGCGTCCAAGACTCTGAACCAGCTCGACCCGGATCAGACCCTgttccagcagctgcag GACAGTTTCTCGGTGTTGGACAGTCCTGTGTGGATGGActccagcagcagacagcagtgtgaggagctgcaggcagcagcaggaggagctcTGAGACTGGCAGAGGTCACCGGGTCCAGAGCCTAcgag CGCTTCACAGGAAACCAGATCGCCAAGCTGCGACAGAGCCGAGCGGACCAGTACCAGGACACTGAG aGGATCTCATTGGTCAGTAGTTTTGCAGCCTCTCTCTTCCTCGGTGATTACGCCGCCATTGACTACAGTGACG GTTCAGGGATGAATCTTCTGGACATCAGGACCAGAACCTGGTCTGAGATCTGCCTGGAGGCCACGGCTCCACGTTTGGACCGACTGCTGGGAGCGCCGCTGCCCTCCACATCTGTACTG GGTCCCGTCTCCTCCGTCTTTGTGGCTGCACATGGTTTCAGTGAGAGCTGCCGGGTGGTGACCTTCACTGGAGACAACCCAG cATCTCTGGCAGGAATGAGGCTCCAGCAGGGAGACATCACT gtgagTCTAGGGACCAGTGACACGGTGTTTCTGTGGATCCAGGAGCCTCGTCCTGCTCTGGAGGGTCACATCTTCTGTAACCCTGTGGACTGGCAGGTGTACATGGCTCTGCTGtg CTTCAAGAACGGGTCTCTAACGAGGGAGCGCGTCCGGGACGAGTGTGCTGGAGGATCATGGGAAGTTTTTTCTGCTGCGTTGAGGGACACACCGCTCGGAAACAAAGGAAACATAG gcttttattttgacaccaTGGAGATCACCCCTCCTGCAGTGGGAGTTCATCGCTTTGACCCTGACGACACTGAG GTGTCCTCCTTCAGTCCTCAGGTGGAGGTCCGGGCGGTGGTGGAGGGTCAGTTTCTGTCCAGGAGAGTCCACGCTGAGCGTCTGGGTTACTCCATCG TTCCAGGGACCAGAGTGATGGCGACAGGAGGAGCTTCGTCTAATAGACAGATTCTACAG GTTCTGTCTGACGTGTTCAACGCTCCGGTCTACACCATCGATCTGTCAGACTCCGCCTGTCTGGGCTCCGCCTACAGAGCTCTGCACG gcctGGTCGCAGAATCTGGAGTTTCCTTCTTTGACGTGGTGAAGAAAGCACCTGAACCACAGCTGGTCGCCACGCCACATCCTACAGCACaggag GTGTATGACCAGATGTTGAAGCGATACGCCCGATTGGAGGACAGAGTCCTGCAGGAGAGCCGCACCTGA